A genomic segment from Rhizobium sp. NLR16a encodes:
- a CDS encoding L,D-transpeptidase family protein, whose amino-acid sequence MRIRNAFPVFGLLTTLALAGCSTNSESASVDDKGAGPTVQTAQIFNDAYGVTKDAGYSLPAIPIDRVKPQFRRQVVSYQTTERPGTIIVNTRERFLYYILPNGKAMRYGIGVGKQGFAWAGTAYVAWKQEWPTWHPPKEMAERRPDVAKYVEEGMGPGLSNPLGARAMYLFNDDGKDTLFRLHGTPEWASIGTAASSGCIRLMNQDVIDLYSRVRPGKGTSKVIVIQ is encoded by the coding sequence ATGCGCATCCGCAATGCATTCCCTGTATTTGGCCTGCTGACGACGCTCGCACTGGCCGGCTGCTCCACTAATTCCGAAAGCGCATCCGTCGACGACAAGGGTGCAGGCCCGACGGTACAGACAGCTCAAATCTTCAACGACGCCTATGGCGTGACGAAGGATGCCGGATACTCCCTGCCGGCGATCCCGATCGACAGGGTCAAGCCGCAGTTCCGCCGCCAGGTCGTCAGCTACCAAACCACCGAGCGTCCCGGCACCATCATCGTCAACACGCGCGAGCGTTTCCTCTATTACATCCTGCCGAACGGCAAGGCGATGCGCTACGGCATCGGCGTCGGCAAGCAGGGCTTCGCATGGGCCGGCACCGCCTATGTCGCCTGGAAGCAGGAATGGCCGACCTGGCACCCACCGAAGGAAATGGCTGAACGCCGCCCCGACGTCGCCAAATACGTCGAGGAGGGCATGGGCCCCGGTCTCAGCAATCCTCTCGGCGCGCGCGCCATGTATCTCTTCAACGACGACGGCAAGGACACCCTGTTCCGCCTGCACGGCACGCCGGAATGGGCTTCGATCGGCACCGCCGCTTCCTCGGGCTGCATTCGCCTGATGAACCAGGACGTCATCGACCTCTACAGCCGCGTCCGCCCCGGCAA